The stretch of DNA ATAAAAGGAAAAATAGTCTTTTTTAACCGCCCAATGGACATTACTAAATTGAATACTTTTCATGCTTATGGTGGGGCTGTTAATCAACGATCGGCTGGTCCTAGAAAAGCTGCCGAGTTAGGTGCTATAGGAGCAATTGTTCGTTCTATGACCGTAAAAGAAGATAATATACCTCATTCTGGGGTAACTTCTTTTAATGATCAAGAACCAATTCCTGCTGTTGGAATTGGTCTGAAAGATGCCGACTTATTAAGCGATTTGCTAAAAAAAGAAGCTAAGGTTAAGATCAATCTTCAATTAAGTTGTGCGCATATGGGGACACGAGTGGCACAGACTGTTGTTGGTGAAATTAGAGGAACCGAAAAGCCAGATGAGATCATTTTGGTTGGAGGACATTTAGATTCTTGGGATATAGGAGAAGGAGCACATGATGATGGTGCGGGATGTGTTCAATCCATGGAAGTTTTACATTTGTTCAAGCGCATGGGAATTCAGCCTAAACATACGATTCGTTGTGTTTTATTTGCCAACGAAGAAAATGGATTATTTGGTGCTACAGAATATGCAAAACAAGCAAAGGCTAAAGGCGAAAATCACATTGCAGCGATCGAATCGGATGCAGGTGGGCATGTACCAAGTGGTTTCCGTATGGATGCCGCTTCTAACATTGCTAAAAAGAGCTATGAAAAAGTCAAAAAATGGCGCACTATTTTTGCTTCATTGGGAGTGTGGGATATTCAAGCGGGAGGTTCTGCGGCTGATATTTCAAGATTAAAAGACCAAGGAACCGTCTTGTTTGGTTATCGTCCAGATAGTCAACGGTATTTTGATTTTCATCATTCTCAAAATGATGTATTCGAAAATGTGCATAAAAGAGAACTACTACTTGGAAGTGGCGCTATGGGGGCTTTAGTTTATTTGATTGATAAGTACGGGATAAAAGAATGAAAAAAATAACCCAAAGTACGTTGTACTCCTTTTTAGCAGGATTAATACTAATAATTCAGATAGGAGGTTGTGGTATTGAGAAGGTGTCTTATTCTTCTCAGATGCATACTTTGCCAACAGATTTAGTACTATCAGACGTTTGTTTTATTAATCCAGATACAGGCTATGTTAGTGCAGGAGGAATCTTTACAGCAGGTCTTATTCTAAGAACTCAAGATGGTGGAACTACTTGGGATACCTTAGATACCTATCCTACAGGAGTGAATAGTTTATCGTATCAGAATGGTATTTTTTCAGCTAGTGAATGTGGTCAAAAATTACATACTAGTTCGGATTTTAATACTTGGTCTTTTGAGTATGTTTCTGCTGGGTGGTGGGGCTGGCACAAGCATATTCGATTAGCAGATAATCAAGTTTTACTAATAGGAGGAGAAAATCTTGGGAGAGGATTTATGCATCATTATGCCCCCAATCAAGGCACGATCACGTTGAGAGATACTTTTGATTATGAATTGCGAGATATAGAAGTAACGGATAATAGAACCATTCATGCTGTTGGATATGGGCTTATTATGAAATCTACAGATGAAGGACTTTCTTGGATTGTTAGCGAGATTACAGGCGATTTTTTTAGAGGAGTAGATTTTCCTAATGATGATGTTGGTTATGTGGTAGGAGAATACGGAGCAGTTTACAAAACGACTAACCGAGGAGATACTTGGAAGGCTTGTCGAGCTGCCAATTCTATTTTTGCAGACCAAAATAAGTTGCTTCGAGATATTGCTTTTTGGGATGAAAATACTGGTTTTTTGGTGGGCACAAACAATTTGGTTTATCGAACAACCAATGGAGGCAAAACTTGGAAGTTGATCCAAAATTTAGATGGTTATGCCGATTTTACTTCTATCCGAATCCAATATCAAAAGGCTTACCTAACAGGAAGTCAAGGAAAGTTGCTAATTATTGATTTGGAATAGTTTTTTCGATAATGGAGTTTGTATCCATTTTTCTAAGCCGAATATTCAACCTAAATTTGCGCTATCAAAACGTAAAAACAGCAATATGCAGTCAATCATGTATCTTATTTTAATCCCATTTTTATTGATGGGAACCAATATTTTTGCCCAGTTACTTCCATTAGATGAGTTAGAACAAGCACCTATTTATTATTCTATCGATGAGGCCGTTCGAGAGGCAGATAAGGCCGTTCGACTTAAGGTCTTGCGCCGAGCTTATACTTTTCCTACTGCTGTACCTCGAATGGATAAAATGCAATGGTTAACCATGAATCATACATTGGTAGAAAAAATTCCAGAGAGCATAAAGCAAATGAAAATGTTGCAAGTATTGGAAATTCGTGGGAATAAACTTAAGGAATTACCAGAAGCGTTGTGTGCATTAACAAATTTACGACGTTTAGATGCTTCTAAAAATTATTTGTCTGCTCTGCCGCACAATTTTCATCAATTGAACCAGTTAGAGTGGCTGATTTTGAGCCAAAATGATAAATTAAGGGAATTGCCAGCTGAAATTTTTACACGGGATAAATTAAAACGCCTAGAACTGAGCAAAATTAAGTTAGAAAAAATTCCTACTACCATTGGGCAACTTAAAGCATTAGAAGTATTGGATCTTAGTAGAAATAGATTGACGAAGATTCCTACAGAAATTGGTGATTTAACAAAACTGAATGTATTGTCATTGGCAAACAATCCTGTAGAAAAAGCAGGGGGCATTTATAAATGGTTGGGGAATCTACACAATTTAGAGCAATTGGATTTGAGCGGTTTGGGACTAAAAACATGTTATGCTAAAATTTCAGCCTTTCAGCATTTGACCAGCTTTAGCATTGCTTTAAATAAGATCAAAAAATTGCCGTATCAGCTTTATGAGATGAAGCAGTTGACCTACTTAGACTTAGGGTCTAATTTATTGGACACCCTGCCCGATGAATTAGGAAAGCTGACAGAGCTGACCTATCTAAATTTGGAACGCAATGAGTTTACAGTAGTGCCTGATATTTTTGGCAATTTTCAGCAGCTAAAAGTCCTAAAATTAGATGCCAACCGAATAAAAGAGTTGCCCACAAGTATCGGAAAACTAACACAACTAGAGGAACTTAATATTGC from Aureispira anguillae encodes:
- a CDS encoding M20/M25/M40 family metallo-hydrolase — encoded protein: MMYQKLSILFLLCVLSVFSYAQELDEDAEIKYIKKMYTNILTKSPSHDWLHYLCKQVGGRLGGSPEYAAAVAYTSHMLDTIGCDTVWTQPVEVPYWRRGDVEKAKIVNSEHLGTVELAVAALGFSGGTDALGVTGEVVEVKNFEALEALGKDKIKGKIVFFNRPMDITKLNTFHAYGGAVNQRSAGPRKAAELGAIGAIVRSMTVKEDNIPHSGVTSFNDQEPIPAVGIGLKDADLLSDLLKKEAKVKINLQLSCAHMGTRVAQTVVGEIRGTEKPDEIILVGGHLDSWDIGEGAHDDGAGCVQSMEVLHLFKRMGIQPKHTIRCVLFANEENGLFGATEYAKQAKAKGENHIAAIESDAGGHVPSGFRMDAASNIAKKSYEKVKKWRTIFASLGVWDIQAGGSAADISRLKDQGTVLFGYRPDSQRYFDFHHSQNDVFENVHKRELLLGSGAMGALVYLIDKYGIKE
- a CDS encoding YCF48-related protein; its protein translation is MKKITQSTLYSFLAGLILIIQIGGCGIEKVSYSSQMHTLPTDLVLSDVCFINPDTGYVSAGGIFTAGLILRTQDGGTTWDTLDTYPTGVNSLSYQNGIFSASECGQKLHTSSDFNTWSFEYVSAGWWGWHKHIRLADNQVLLIGGENLGRGFMHHYAPNQGTITLRDTFDYELRDIEVTDNRTIHAVGYGLIMKSTDEGLSWIVSEITGDFFRGVDFPNDDVGYVVGEYGAVYKTTNRGDTWKACRAANSIFADQNKLLRDIAFWDENTGFLVGTNNLVYRTTNGGKTWKLIQNLDGYADFTSIRIQYQKAYLTGSQGKLLIIDLE
- a CDS encoding leucine-rich repeat domain-containing protein; its protein translation is MQSIMYLILIPFLLMGTNIFAQLLPLDELEQAPIYYSIDEAVREADKAVRLKVLRRAYTFPTAVPRMDKMQWLTMNHTLVEKIPESIKQMKMLQVLEIRGNKLKELPEALCALTNLRRLDASKNYLSALPHNFHQLNQLEWLILSQNDKLRELPAEIFTRDKLKRLELSKIKLEKIPTTIGQLKALEVLDLSRNRLTKIPTEIGDLTKLNVLSLANNPVEKAGGIYKWLGNLHNLEQLDLSGLGLKTCYAKISAFQHLTSFSIALNKIKKLPYQLYEMKQLTYLDLGSNLLDTLPDELGKLTELTYLNLERNEFTVVPDIFGNFQQLKVLKLDANRIKELPTSIGKLTQLEELNIANTGIRKLPTGFGNLKKLKTLNLAFNRYLSVARAAKELVKLPLLKRLEMSENEHKALPDAITELQAVEFWDLRDNRLTYLPENFGNLKTLKRLDLRYNELKELPLSIGELTNLEHLDLGYNKLKTLPESIQQLKKLKILKLERNKISEEEQAKIAAWLPNTKILFRH